One genomic window of Novosphingobium aureum includes the following:
- the hisI gene encoding phosphoribosyl-AMP cyclohydrolase: MTEVSKAERELGSAFLPRFDAAGLVIAIAVDAATKDILMVAFMDREALDKTLETGLAHFHSRSRGKLWLKGETSGHFLRVQEMRVDCDQDALQLTVIPEGPACHTGARSCFYRRLDGDTLVRIEE; encoded by the coding sequence ATGACCGAGGTTTCAAAGGCCGAACGCGAGCTGGGAAGTGCCTTCTTGCCACGTTTCGATGCCGCGGGGCTGGTCATCGCCATCGCCGTCGACGCTGCCACGAAAGACATCCTGATGGTCGCCTTCATGGACCGCGAGGCGCTCGACAAGACGCTCGAGACGGGACTGGCCCATTTCCATTCGCGCTCGCGGGGCAAGCTGTGGCTCAAGGGGGAGACCTCGGGACACTTCCTGCGGGTGCAGGAAATGCGCGTCGATTGCGATCAGGACGCACTCCAGCTGACCGTCATTCCCGAGGGGCCGGCTTGCCACACTGGCGCGCGCAGCTGCTTCTATCGCCGCCTCGACGGCGACACGCTCGTTCGCATCGAAGAGTAA
- a CDS encoding dienelactone hydrolase family protein: MSALEPLGYSNAGGDSKAQLTGWLVRPVGAARAAIVLYPTIVNVNAAMERRAKMLADLGYIVLIADFYGESVRDFTAAQALAATLRENTAHYRGRIGAAIEALRALPECAGLPLGAIGYCMGGQAALEAARDGQPLRAAVSFHGLLSTGARAEPGKVAARLLVCHGDADPMVPRAQVMAFWEEMDAAGADWHFHAYSGVRHGFTDPASDERDLTAVTYDASADRQSWNAMTAFLEEALFSRT, translated from the coding sequence ATGAGCGCGCTCGAACCGCTCGGTTACAGCAACGCGGGTGGCGACAGTAAAGCGCAGCTGACCGGGTGGCTCGTCCGCCCGGTCGGTGCTGCGCGCGCCGCAATCGTGCTCTACCCCACCATCGTCAACGTCAATGCGGCGATGGAACGCCGGGCAAAGATGCTCGCCGACCTCGGGTACATCGTGCTGATCGCCGATTTCTATGGTGAGTCTGTGCGCGATTTCACTGCCGCACAGGCTCTGGCCGCGACGCTGCGCGAGAATACCGCTCACTATCGCGGGCGCATCGGCGCTGCGATCGAGGCCCTGCGCGCCCTGCCCGAATGTGCCGGCCTGCCGCTGGGCGCGATCGGCTATTGCATGGGCGGACAGGCCGCACTCGAAGCCGCGCGCGACGGCCAGCCCTTGCGCGCCGCCGTCAGCTTCCACGGGCTGCTTTCCACCGGCGCACGTGCCGAACCGGGCAAGGTCGCGGCGCGCCTCCTGGTATGCCATGGCGATGCCGACCCCATGGTCCCGCGCGCGCAAGTCATGGCCTTCTGGGAGGAAATGGACGCGGCCGGCGCCGACTGGCATTTCCACGCCTATTCGGGTGTCCGCCACGGCTTCACCGATCCGGCAAGCGACGAACGCGACCTCACCGCCGTGACCTACGATGCCAGCGCCGACCGCCAGTCCTGGAACGCAATGACGGCTTTCCTGGAAGAAGCCCTCTTCTCCCGGACCTAA
- the cysK gene encoding cysteine synthase A: protein MKADSILATIGNTPHVRLARLFPDHEVWIKAERTNPGGSIKDRIALAMIEAAEADGSLKPGGTIIEPTSGNTGIGLAMVAAVKGYKLVLVMPESMSIERRRLMLAYGASFDLTPREKGMKGAIERARELVEETEGAWMPQQFDNPANPDIHARTTAREILADFADTPLDALVTGVGTGGHLTGCAEALKAQWPDMKAYAVEPELSPVISGGQPGPHPIQGIGAGFIPSNLHTKSIDGAIKVDAAAAKEMARLSATKEGMLVGISSGATLAAIAEKLKDMPAGSRVLGFNYDTGERYLSVPDFLPE from the coding sequence ATGAAGGCTGACAGCATTCTCGCCACCATCGGCAACACCCCGCACGTGAGGCTCGCCCGCCTGTTTCCCGACCACGAGGTCTGGATCAAGGCCGAGCGCACCAACCCGGGCGGCTCGATCAAGGATCGCATCGCGCTCGCCATGATCGAGGCGGCAGAGGCCGATGGCAGCCTCAAGCCGGGCGGAACGATCATCGAGCCGACCTCGGGCAACACCGGGATCGGGCTTGCCATGGTCGCTGCGGTCAAGGGCTACAAGCTCGTGCTCGTCATGCCCGAATCGATGTCGATCGAGCGCCGCCGCCTGATGCTCGCCTACGGCGCGAGCTTCGACCTGACCCCGCGCGAGAAGGGCATGAAGGGCGCCATCGAGCGTGCCCGCGAGCTGGTCGAAGAGACTGAGGGCGCATGGATGCCGCAGCAGTTCGACAACCCCGCCAACCCCGATATCCACGCGCGCACCACCGCGCGCGAGATCCTCGCGGACTTCGCCGATACACCGCTCGACGCGCTCGTCACTGGCGTTGGCACCGGCGGTCACCTCACCGGCTGCGCCGAAGCGCTCAAGGCGCAGTGGCCTGACATGAAGGCCTATGCGGTCGAGCCCGAACTCTCGCCGGTCATCTCGGGCGGCCAGCCCGGCCCGCACCCGATCCAGGGCATCGGCGCAGGCTTCATTCCTTCCAACCTGCATACCAAGTCGATTGACGGCGCGATCAAGGTCGATGCCGCCGCGGCCAAGGAAATGGCGCGTCTGAGCGCGACGAAGGAAGGCATGCTCGTCGGCATCAGCTCCGGCGCGACGCTGGCGGCCATCGCCGAGAAGCTCAAGGACATGCCTGCCGGAAGCCGCGTCCTCGGCTTCAACTACGACACCGGCGAGCGTTACCTCTCGGTCCCCGACTTCCTGCCCGAATGA
- a CDS encoding MFS transporter translates to MQRSVTKTAPPPTSPLQIADYRRFWLARFCAVLASTGMVVIIGYQLYDVARADYGMTIGEASFQLGLLGFAQFVPIFLLTPVAGVLADRMDRRKLAGTAAFLDAFVAIGLAVTTAIELRNLPVLYAFGVLHGTVRVFVRPAMGAIAPNIVPTALIPKAIALNSMAMQIGVIFGPAVAGYLFAWDRPSPYTISAAAEIVAGIAVLSIRNMPPLHADARKAHPVRQIIDGFHFIWKERFLFGCISLDLFAVLLGGATALLPVFARDILHVGPEGLGEMRAATAAGAAVVGVILSFKPLSKEVGAKMLWSVAAYGAATLAFGLSRDFALSLVFLALLGAADMVSMFVRGSLVQLRTPDDKRGRVSAISGLAISASNELGEMQSGIAAALLGATGAVVFGGAGAIFVTAIWAVIFPEIRRARTFEPAYPREAT, encoded by the coding sequence ATGCAGCGTTCCGTGACCAAGACAGCCCCTCCCCCCACATCGCCGCTCCAGATCGCGGACTATCGCCGGTTCTGGCTCGCCCGCTTCTGCGCGGTGCTCGCCTCGACCGGCATGGTCGTGATCATCGGTTACCAGCTCTACGACGTGGCGCGTGCCGACTACGGCATGACCATCGGCGAAGCCTCGTTCCAGCTCGGCCTGCTCGGCTTCGCGCAGTTCGTCCCGATCTTCCTGCTGACGCCCGTCGCAGGTGTGCTCGCCGACCGCATGGACCGGCGCAAGCTGGCTGGTACGGCGGCCTTCCTCGACGCGTTTGTCGCGATCGGCCTTGCGGTCACTACCGCGATAGAACTGCGCAACCTGCCTGTGCTCTACGCCTTCGGCGTCCTTCACGGCACGGTGCGCGTCTTCGTGCGCCCGGCGATGGGCGCGATCGCCCCGAACATCGTGCCCACGGCGCTCATTCCCAAGGCCATCGCGCTCAACTCGATGGCGATGCAGATCGGCGTCATTTTCGGACCGGCCGTGGCGGGCTACCTCTTCGCCTGGGATCGCCCCTCGCCCTACACCATCTCTGCCGCAGCCGAGATCGTCGCGGGCATCGCGGTCCTCTCGATCCGCAACATGCCGCCCCTGCACGCAGACGCGCGCAAGGCACATCCGGTGCGCCAGATAATCGACGGGTTTCACTTCATCTGGAAGGAGCGTTTCCTCTTCGGGTGCATCTCGCTCGACCTTTTCGCGGTCCTGCTCGGCGGTGCCACCGCTCTGCTTCCGGTCTTTGCCCGCGACATCCTCCACGTCGGCCCCGAGGGCCTTGGCGAGATGCGCGCCGCAACAGCTGCAGGTGCAGCCGTCGTGGGCGTCATCCTCTCGTTCAAGCCCCTCTCGAAAGAGGTGGGCGCGAAGATGCTCTGGTCGGTCGCGGCCTACGGCGCGGCGACACTGGCCTTCGGCCTTTCGCGCGACTTCGCGCTCTCGCTGGTGTTCCTCGCACTGCTGGGTGCCGCCGACATGGTCTCGATGTTCGTGCGCGGATCGCTGGTCCAGTTGCGCACGCCCGATGACAAGCGCGGGCGTGTCTCGGCGATCTCGGGCCTTGCCATCTCGGCATCCAACGAACTGGGCGAGATGCAGTCGGGCATTGCCGCGGCCCTGCTCGGCGCGACGGGCGCAGTTGTTTTCGGCGGCGCCGGGGCCATATTCGTTACCGCAATCTGGGCCGTGATCTTTCCCGAGATCCGCCGCGCCCGCACGTTCGAACCTGCATATCCGAGAGAGGCAACCTGA
- a CDS encoding TonB-dependent receptor gives MNTASPRFAVSRTSTSLSILAAMLVLAPQVHAQGQAADKQETPAHGPSPQDSGNDIVVVGHPPTDFGLLAATASIGGDNLVAANRAQIGDILEGLPGVASTSFAPGASRPVLRGFSGDRIRVMTDGLGSLDASNVSVDHAVVFDALTVDHIDVFHGPSVLLYGGNAIGGAVNAIDTRIPRSVPQRITATGIGSYGTAADERMFAGKIDVPLGERFVAHVDGSWRKSDDLRIGGDLYSPALRGEMEHAAEHLAEEGETDEANELFEEAGRSGRAPNTAARTYTVGAGLAFIDAGGSLGISYQRYDSRYGIPARPAFEDPHGHADDDHDDHDDHDDHAGHDHGEEPVTIDLVQNRFDLRGELILGGLFKSLQLRGGYSDYTHTEYEGEETGTIFDSQAIETRADLVQNDRGGWRGRSGAQYFWRKMNVNGPEAVVPDYQIERFGLFTLQSLGLGSGFTADASGRYETSSVSSRSMSFDRSYDLWSGAAGLSWKSGTGLTLGANFIHGERAPSPEELLSDGIHVATQAYELGDRTLGIERSNGGEAFVRYSSPRFEVSLTGYVTDFGNYIASVATGDEVDEQPVYQYTEASALFKGFEAQASFQAMQWDGGQWSIDATSDYTHASLDDIGPAPRIPPLRIRGGTDLMLGALHLRGEVEWNAEQNRVGTYENATDDFTLVNLSADWHPMGEEGPVTLMLAANNLFDVVGRRSASYTSDFMPIAGRDVRVTAKITY, from the coding sequence ATGAACACAGCCTCCCCCCGATTCGCCGTTTCGCGAACCTCGACATCCCTTTCCATTCTTGCCGCGATGCTCGTCCTTGCACCGCAGGTCCATGCCCAGGGGCAGGCGGCCGACAAGCAGGAAACCCCGGCCCACGGGCCCTCTCCGCAGGACTCTGGCAACGACATTGTGGTGGTCGGTCACCCGCCGACGGACTTCGGCCTGCTCGCCGCGACCGCCAGCATCGGCGGCGACAACCTGGTTGCGGCCAACCGCGCCCAGATCGGCGACATTCTCGAGGGCCTGCCGGGCGTCGCCTCGACGAGCTTTGCCCCGGGTGCCTCGCGCCCCGTCCTGCGCGGCTTCAGCGGTGATCGCATCCGCGTAATGACCGATGGCCTCGGCTCGCTCGACGCATCCAACGTCTCGGTAGACCATGCGGTTGTCTTCGACGCCCTCACCGTCGATCACATCGACGTATTCCATGGACCCTCGGTGCTTCTCTACGGCGGCAACGCCATCGGCGGCGCGGTCAATGCCATCGACACGCGCATTCCGCGCTCGGTCCCCCAGCGCATCACCGCGACCGGCATCGGCAGCTACGGCACAGCCGCAGACGAGCGCATGTTTGCAGGCAAGATCGACGTGCCGCTGGGCGAGCGCTTCGTGGCGCACGTCGATGGCTCCTGGCGCAAAAGCGATGACCTGCGCATCGGCGGCGATCTCTATTCACCGGCGCTGCGCGGCGAGATGGAACATGCTGCCGAACACCTCGCCGAAGAAGGCGAGACCGACGAGGCTAACGAGCTGTTCGAAGAGGCCGGTCGCAGCGGTCGCGCGCCCAACACGGCTGCGCGCACCTATACCGTCGGCGCGGGCCTGGCCTTCATCGACGCAGGCGGCAGCCTCGGCATTTCCTATCAGCGCTACGATTCGCGTTACGGTATCCCGGCAAGGCCCGCCTTCGAGGACCCGCACGGCCACGCGGACGACGACCATGATGATCATGACGACCACGACGATCACGCCGGGCACGACCATGGCGAGGAGCCGGTGACGATCGACCTTGTCCAGAACCGCTTCGACCTTCGCGGCGAACTCATTCTGGGTGGCCTGTTCAAGAGCCTGCAGCTGCGTGGCGGCTATTCGGACTACACCCATACCGAATACGAGGGCGAGGAAACCGGCACGATCTTCGACAGCCAGGCGATCGAGACCCGCGCCGATCTCGTCCAGAACGACCGCGGTGGCTGGCGCGGACGCAGCGGCGCGCAGTACTTCTGGCGCAAGATGAACGTAAACGGCCCTGAAGCGGTCGTCCCCGACTACCAGATCGAGCGTTTCGGCCTCTTCACGCTGCAGTCGCTCGGGCTCGGCTCTGGCTTCACCGCCGACGCTTCGGGCCGCTACGAAACCTCGAGCGTCTCCTCGCGCTCGATGAGCTTCGATCGTTCCTACGACCTGTGGTCGGGCGCTGCGGGCCTGAGCTGGAAGTCGGGCACCGGCCTGACGCTTGGCGCCAACTTCATCCACGGCGAGCGCGCGCCCTCGCCCGAGGAACTGCTCAGCGACGGCATCCACGTCGCGACGCAGGCCTACGAACTGGGCGACCGTACCTTGGGCATCGAGCGCAGCAATGGCGGCGAGGCCTTCGTGCGCTACTCGAGCCCCCGCTTCGAGGTCTCGCTGACCGGCTACGTCACCGATTTCGGCAATTACATCGCCTCGGTCGCAACCGGCGACGAAGTCGATGAGCAGCCTGTCTACCAGTACACCGAGGCGAGCGCGCTGTTCAAAGGCTTCGAGGCCCAGGCCAGCTTCCAGGCGATGCAGTGGGACGGTGGCCAGTGGAGCATCGATGCGACCTCGGACTACACCCATGCCAGCCTCGATGACATCGGCCCCGCCCCGCGCATCCCGCCGCTGCGTATTCGCGGTGGCACCGATCTGATGCTGGGCGCGCTGCACCTTCGCGGAGAAGTCGAATGGAATGCCGAGCAGAACCGTGTCGGCACTTACGAGAATGCGACCGACGACTTCACTCTCGTCAACCTGAGTGCCGACTGGCATCCCATGGGCGAAGAAGGTCCGGTCACGCTGATGCTGGCAGCGAACAACCTGTTCGACGTCGTGGGTCGCCGTTCGGCGTCCTATACCAGCGACTTCATGCCCATCGCCGGACGTGACGTGCGCGTCACGGCAAAGATCACCTACTAA
- a CDS encoding PilZ domain-containing protein, with translation MSAGAQLTVTDKRRAARHPVDYKVIAEHRALGDVHLHIVNISAQGFMVQENTEMDRGERLVMRLPVIGRIESHLIWAHEGRAGFQFERIIRIDDFLKLVETIQPNSRLRPRR, from the coding sequence ATGTCCGCAGGAGCCCAGCTCACTGTAACCGACAAGCGGCGCGCGGCGCGCCATCCGGTCGATTATAAGGTGATAGCCGAACATCGCGCGCTGGGCGACGTCCACCTGCATATCGTCAATATCTCCGCGCAGGGCTTCATGGTCCAGGAGAACACCGAGATGGACCGGGGCGAGCGGCTCGTCATGCGCCTGCCGGTGATCGGCCGGATCGAGAGCCACCTGATCTGGGCGCACGAGGGCCGCGCCGGATTCCAGTTCGAGCGCATCATTCGCATCGACGACTTCCTCAAGCTGGTCGAGACCATCCAGCCCAATTCGCGCCTGCGCCCGCGTCGCTAA
- the tyrS gene encoding tyrosine--tRNA ligase: protein MTYRSSLLRLLDERGYIHQVTDAGGLDALAEKQTVPAYVGFDATASSLHVGNLVSIMLLRRLQQAGHKPVVLMGGGTTRIGDPTGKDEVRKMLSDEQIEANIASIRTAFERFLTFGDGPTDAVMVNNHDWLGKIGYIEMLQRVGTHFTVNRMLSFDSVKLRLEREQPMTFLEFNYMILQGYDFRHLSQEMGVRLQMGGSDQWGNIVNGVELARRMDSTEVFGLTTPLITKADGTKMGKSVSGAVWLNEEALPAYAYWQFWRNCDDRDVGKFMRLFTDLPLDEIARLEALEGSAINDAKVILANEATRLCRGEEAARAAEATARETFAGGGLGEDLPTIEVTGEGIRLGAACTALGFTASNGEAKRKIGEGAVRLDDVAMDDPGHLIAVAPGETRRLSLGKKKHGLLKGM from the coding sequence ATGACCTACAGATCTTCCCTGCTCCGCCTGCTCGACGAACGCGGCTACATCCACCAGGTGACCGATGCCGGGGGCCTCGACGCCCTCGCCGAGAAGCAGACCGTGCCGGCCTATGTAGGCTTCGATGCCACCGCCTCCTCGCTCCATGTCGGCAACCTCGTGTCGATCATGCTGCTGCGCCGCCTCCAGCAGGCCGGGCACAAGCCGGTCGTGCTGATGGGCGGGGGCACCACCCGCATCGGCGACCCCACCGGCAAGGACGAAGTGCGCAAGATGCTCTCGGACGAGCAGATCGAGGCCAACATCGCCTCGATCCGCACCGCCTTCGAGCGCTTCCTCACCTTCGGCGACGGCCCGACCGATGCGGTCATGGTCAACAACCACGACTGGCTGGGCAAAATCGGCTACATCGAGATGCTGCAGCGCGTGGGCACGCACTTCACCGTGAACCGCATGCTCAGCTTTGATTCGGTCAAGCTGCGCCTCGAGCGCGAGCAGCCGATGACCTTCCTCGAGTTCAACTACATGATCCTGCAGGGCTACGACTTCCGTCACCTCTCGCAGGAGATGGGCGTACGCCTGCAGATGGGCGGCTCGGACCAGTGGGGCAACATCGTCAACGGCGTCGAACTGGCACGCCGGATGGATTCGACCGAGGTCTTCGGCCTGACCACGCCGCTGATCACCAAGGCTGACGGCACCAAGATGGGCAAGTCGGTATCGGGCGCGGTCTGGCTCAACGAGGAAGCCCTGCCGGCCTACGCCTACTGGCAGTTCTGGCGTAATTGCGACGACCGCGACGTAGGCAAGTTCATGCGCCTGTTCACCGACCTGCCGCTCGACGAGATCGCGCGCCTCGAAGCGCTCGAGGGCAGCGCGATCAACGATGCCAAGGTCATCCTCGCCAACGAGGCGACCCGGCTCTGCCGCGGCGAGGAGGCCGCCCGCGCTGCCGAGGCAACCGCGCGCGAGACTTTCGCGGGCGGCGGACTGGGCGAAGACCTGCCCACGATAGAGGTTACCGGCGAAGGCATCCGCCTGGGCGCGGCCTGCACGGCGCTGGGCTTCACCGCCTCGAACGGCGAGGCCAAGCGCAAGATCGGCGAAGGCGCGGTGCGTCTCGACGACGTCGCCATGGACGATCCCGGCCATCTGATCGCGGTTGCCCCCGGCGAAACCCGTAGGCTCAGCCTCGGGAAGAAAAAGCACGGTCTTCTCAAGGGTATGTAA
- a CDS encoding DOMON-like domain-containing protein: protein MKQSKEARFTAWLGVEAWRWLPRHDGGGTLDGMEELTPHPSQAPETIRSVKARIIGRDAQWLRVRWNILGAGKLVVPPFAGRGRADGLWQTTCFEMFVMPGEGPGYSEFNLSPSERWNAYDFTARREGMSERPMPREPECTMRKGTDMAIFDAAIPAAGLPEGDWLCGFTAVLEEEGGTRSYWAFAHGGDAPDFHDPACFTLAVAAPKPA, encoded by the coding sequence GTGAAACAAAGCAAGGAGGCGCGCTTCACCGCATGGCTGGGGGTTGAGGCGTGGCGATGGTTGCCACGCCATGATGGCGGCGGCACGCTCGATGGCATGGAAGAGCTTACCCCACACCCTTCGCAGGCCCCCGAGACGATCCGCTCGGTCAAGGCCCGTATCATCGGCCGCGATGCCCAGTGGCTGCGCGTGCGCTGGAACATCCTCGGGGCGGGCAAGCTCGTCGTCCCGCCGTTTGCCGGGCGTGGCCGCGCCGACGGGCTGTGGCAGACGACCTGCTTCGAGATGTTCGTGATGCCCGGTGAGGGGCCTGGCTATAGCGAATTCAACCTCTCGCCTTCCGAGCGCTGGAACGCCTACGACTTCACCGCAAGGCGCGAGGGCATGAGCGAGCGCCCCATGCCGCGCGAGCCCGAATGCACCATGCGCAAGGGCACCGACATGGCGATCTTCGATGCCGCGATCCCGGCTGCCGGACTCCCCGAAGGCGACTGGCTCTGCGGTTTCACCGCAGTGCTCGAGGAAGAGGGCGGCACGCGCAGCTACTGGGCGTTCGCACATGGCGGCGATGCGCCCGACTTTCACGATCCCGCTTGCTTCACTCTCGCGGTTGCGGCACCGAAGCCGGCATGA